The Bacteroidota bacterium genome segment GCATACTCATTACTAAAAAATTTAACCTTGTCAGCTTAATTTGTTTTTCCCTGTTTTTAAAAGAAAGTATAATGGTTAAAGTTAAGCCTATTAGTATTGCTGCAATGGCAATTAGTCCATATTGAACAGATACTACTTTTAGAGTGCTGGTTTGTGTTTCTTTTCCACCAATAACAGCGTTTTGTACTTCGGTATGTTTAAAATGAAAAATATTTAAATCATATTCATCTATACCATTGGTAGCATTTTGCTGCTTCATGGATAAGAGACTACCTGTGCACATAATTGAAACTAAAATTATAATGGCTATTAAATAAACGGTTTGAATACGCTGTATCATA includes the following:
- a CDS encoding DUF4293 domain-containing protein, yielding MIQRIQTVYLIAIIILVSIMCTGSLLSMKQQNATNGIDEYDLNIFHFKHTEVQNAVIGGKETQTSTLKVVSVQYGLIAIAAILIGLTLTIILSFKNREKQIKLTRLNFLVMSMLYAALFAKAINYMPGFEFSKLMPYSSIGVILMIFNLYLNWRVLRLIKKDDELVKSADRIR